Proteins encoded together in one Synechococcus sp. A15-62 window:
- a CDS encoding NAD+ synthase, with product MRIALAQLNPVVGDFEGNAKRILEAVRRAEEQAVELVLTPELSLWGYPPRDQLLEPSRIQQQDTMLQWLVNQLNSSVTLLVGAALPASDARSPRLHNGVVLVNRLGWRPIAQKQLLPSYDVFDERRYFRPGHGPCLLSLPNGKRLGLTICEDLWVDDGLQRERLDGPDPIDQLVPEHPNLVINLAASPFDAAKPALRQQLAAAAAQRLNCPLIYLNQVGGNDELVFDGASFVVGADGAVQLELPVCEEHLAVWDSGHPTTVRSHGQIQPMDPLERLFRALVLGVRDYARKCGFKQALLGLSGGIDSALVAVIATAALGNEAVSALLMPSPWSSSGSIDDALALAERLGLQTNTVPIAGLMEGYDQALTAPLGAMPQGVTAENLQSRIRGTLLMAVANQQGQLLLTTGNKSELAVGYCTLYGDMNGGLAVIGDLYKTSVFALCDWLDSDAARGCRQALGLPTHGELVGEAIRRKPPSAELRPNQKDSDSLPDYDALDALLKALIQERQSGPILVAAGHDPALVERVERLLKRAEFKRRQAAPLLKVSPQAFGSGWRLPIAAA from the coding sequence ATGCGCATCGCCCTGGCGCAACTCAACCCCGTGGTCGGCGACTTCGAGGGCAACGCGAAGCGGATTCTGGAGGCCGTGCGCAGGGCAGAAGAGCAGGCTGTTGAGCTGGTGCTCACCCCTGAACTCTCCCTTTGGGGGTATCCCCCCCGGGACCAGTTGCTCGAACCCAGCCGCATCCAGCAGCAGGACACGATGCTGCAGTGGCTGGTGAACCAACTCAACAGCAGCGTCACCCTGTTGGTGGGAGCTGCACTGCCCGCATCCGATGCCCGCAGTCCACGGCTGCACAACGGTGTGGTGCTGGTGAATCGCCTGGGCTGGCGGCCGATTGCCCAGAAACAGCTGCTGCCCAGTTACGACGTCTTTGATGAGCGGCGCTACTTCCGCCCAGGCCATGGGCCCTGCCTGCTCAGCCTGCCCAACGGGAAGCGACTGGGCCTCACCATCTGCGAAGACCTCTGGGTGGATGACGGCCTGCAGCGCGAGCGCCTGGACGGACCGGATCCCATCGATCAACTGGTCCCCGAACATCCGAATCTGGTGATCAATCTGGCGGCCTCCCCCTTCGATGCCGCCAAGCCAGCCTTGCGCCAACAGCTGGCGGCGGCAGCGGCGCAACGCCTCAATTGCCCACTGATCTACCTCAATCAAGTCGGGGGGAATGATGAGCTGGTGTTCGACGGGGCCAGTTTTGTGGTGGGAGCCGATGGCGCCGTGCAGCTGGAACTCCCCGTCTGCGAGGAGCACCTGGCGGTCTGGGACAGCGGCCATCCCACCACTGTGCGGTCCCACGGCCAGATCCAACCCATGGATCCCCTCGAGCGACTGTTCCGCGCCCTGGTGCTTGGGGTGCGTGACTACGCCCGGAAATGCGGGTTCAAACAAGCCTTGCTGGGGTTGAGCGGCGGCATCGACTCAGCGCTGGTGGCGGTGATCGCCACAGCAGCTCTTGGGAACGAGGCGGTTTCAGCGCTGTTGATGCCCTCCCCCTGGAGCTCGTCTGGATCCATCGACGACGCCTTGGCCTTGGCCGAACGTTTGGGGCTGCAGACCAACACAGTGCCCATCGCCGGCCTGATGGAGGGCTACGACCAGGCCCTGACCGCACCGCTGGGGGCAATGCCCCAGGGCGTGACAGCGGAAAATCTCCAATCACGCATTCGCGGCACCCTGCTGATGGCCGTGGCCAACCAGCAGGGCCAACTGCTGCTCACCACTGGCAACAAATCCGAGCTGGCGGTGGGGTACTGCACCCTCTACGGCGACATGAACGGTGGGCTTGCGGTGATTGGCGATCTCTACAAAACCAGCGTGTTTGCCCTTTGCGACTGGCTTGACAGCGACGCAGCCCGGGGCTGCCGCCAGGCGCTGGGACTACCGACGCACGGGGAGCTGGTGGGGGAAGCAATCCGCCGTAAACCCCCCAGCGCCGAGCTCAGGCCCAACCAGAAAGACAGCGACTCCCTGCCCGACTACGACGCCCTGGATGCACTGCTCAAAGCCCTGATCCAGGAGCGCCAGTCTGGACCAATCCTGGTGGCGGCCGGCCACGATCCCGCTCTTGTTGAACGGGTGGAACGGCTGCTGAAACGGGCCGAGTTCAAGCGACGCCAAGCGGCACCTTTGCTCAAGGTGAGTCCCCAGGCCTTCGGCAGCGGTTGGCGGTTGCCCATTGCCGCGGCCTAG
- the ald gene encoding alanine dehydrogenase — MAASVLSAPMASIGVPKEIKLDEQRVALTPDAVRELVSQGLEVRIETGAGAGAGIGDEAFAAAGAQMVSRDEAWGAHLVVKVKEPQAEEFAYLRKDMVLFTYLHLAAYPSVGEALLEAGTAAIAYETVQLENGSLPLLAPMSEIAGRLAAQVGAHLLEKPHGGRGVLMGGCTGVQPARVVVLGAGTVGWNAARTAAAMDAEVLLLDRSPQRLRSLEADRRGRLMSVVSSRGLLERLVPTADLVIGAVLTPGGRAPTLVDAEMVKQMRPGSVIVDVAIDQGGCIATSQETTHRDPTVTIHGVQHYAVGNMPGAVPFTSTEALVSVTLPYILGIAGRGLEEAVTERPELISGLNTVQGSVCHPGVAKALGVPPRHPMACLR; from the coding sequence ATGGCAGCCTCCGTCCTCTCGGCACCGATGGCCAGCATCGGTGTGCCGAAGGAGATCAAGCTCGATGAGCAGCGCGTGGCGCTGACTCCCGATGCGGTGCGGGAGCTGGTGAGCCAAGGCTTGGAGGTGCGCATCGAAACCGGAGCCGGAGCTGGAGCGGGAATCGGTGACGAGGCCTTCGCCGCCGCCGGTGCCCAAATGGTGAGCCGCGACGAGGCCTGGGGCGCCCATCTGGTGGTGAAGGTGAAGGAACCGCAGGCGGAGGAATTTGCCTACCTGCGGAAGGACATGGTGCTGTTCACCTACCTGCACCTGGCCGCCTATCCCAGCGTTGGCGAAGCCCTGCTGGAGGCGGGAACTGCCGCCATCGCCTACGAAACCGTGCAGCTGGAGAACGGCAGCCTGCCGTTGCTGGCACCGATGAGCGAAATCGCGGGGCGCTTGGCGGCCCAGGTGGGAGCTCACCTGCTGGAGAAACCCCACGGCGGCCGCGGTGTGCTGATGGGGGGCTGCACCGGCGTGCAGCCGGCCCGTGTGGTGGTGCTTGGCGCCGGCACCGTGGGCTGGAATGCCGCACGAACAGCCGCCGCCATGGATGCCGAGGTATTGCTGCTCGACCGCTCACCCCAGCGGTTGCGCAGCCTTGAGGCCGACCGGCGCGGTCGCTTGATGAGTGTGGTGAGCAGCCGCGGACTGCTGGAACGGTTGGTGCCGACGGCGGATCTGGTGATCGGAGCCGTGCTCACCCCCGGCGGACGGGCCCCCACCCTGGTGGACGCGGAGATGGTGAAGCAGATGCGACCCGGTTCAGTGATCGTGGATGTGGCCATCGACCAAGGCGGCTGCATCGCCACAAGCCAGGAGACGACCCACCGCGATCCCACCGTGACCATCCACGGCGTACAGCACTACGCCGTGGGCAACATGCCGGGGGCGGTGCCGTTCACCTCCACCGAAGCCCTGGTGAGCGTGACCCTCCCCTACATCCTGGGCATCGCCGGGCGGGGCCTGGAGGAGGCGGTGACGGAACGACCGGAACTCATCTCCGGCCTGAACACGGTGCAGGGATCGGTGTGCCATCCCGGCGTGGCCAAGGCACTCGGGGTACCGCCGCGGCATCCGATGGCCTGCCTGCGTTAG
- a CDS encoding YchJ family protein, protein MPGGFGAASDQSPCPCGGGVYRNCCGPLHRGDQRAETAEQLMRSRYSAFARGEIDYLLATHPEPDVPAQQRRRSLERSCRQTRWIGLTVLAVSAGGPRDLEGTVQFEARYRGGVLKETSLFQRRDGADDGPWLYVGALHLEG, encoded by the coding sequence ATGCCTGGCGGTTTCGGTGCAGCCTCCGATCAGAGCCCTTGTCCCTGTGGGGGTGGTGTTTATCGCAACTGCTGCGGGCCCCTGCATCGCGGCGATCAGCGTGCCGAAACGGCTGAACAGCTGATGCGCTCTAGATATTCAGCTTTTGCGCGTGGCGAGATCGACTATCTGCTGGCCACCCATCCCGAGCCGGATGTTCCAGCACAGCAGCGGCGTCGTTCCCTGGAGCGGAGTTGCCGGCAGACCCGTTGGATCGGTTTGACCGTTCTGGCTGTCAGCGCGGGCGGCCCGAGGGATCTGGAGGGAACGGTGCAGTTTGAAGCCCGTTATCGCGGTGGGGTGTTGAAGGAAACCTCCCTGTTTCAGCGTCGCGATGGCGCGGACGATGGCCCTTGGCTCTATGTGGGCGCACTCCACTTGGAGGGCTAA
- a CDS encoding DUF3326 domain-containing protein encodes MSSLPIPTLMLVPTGIGCDIGGFAGDALPSARLLAAASGCLITHPNVMNGAALYWSDSRVHYVEGYGLDRFAVGEWALRPVRKQRIGLLLDAGIEPELAQRQIQVAEGCRASLGLEIGPVISTDAPLAVTLERGASGASWGRLGRPDALLRAGDRLKQAGATAIAVVARFPEDPESEKLAAYRQGSGVDALAGAEAVISHLLVKHLQIPCAHAPALDPLPLDPQLDPRAAGEELGYTFLACVLVGLSRAPDLVSGDRQSGDVDASQLGAVVVPEGALGGEAVLACVERNLPVVCVANPSVLSVTADALGLSEGVLHASSYSEAAGLVLALREGLSPASLGRPLPALQRLD; translated from the coding sequence ATGAGCTCGCTGCCGATTCCAACCCTGATGCTGGTGCCCACGGGTATAGGTTGTGACATCGGTGGTTTCGCCGGTGACGCCTTGCCGTCTGCACGGTTGCTGGCTGCAGCGAGCGGTTGCCTTATCACCCATCCCAATGTGATGAACGGGGCTGCGCTGTATTGGAGCGATTCCCGCGTGCACTACGTGGAGGGCTATGGCCTCGATCGGTTTGCCGTGGGTGAGTGGGCCCTGCGGCCGGTGCGGAAGCAACGGATCGGTTTGCTGCTCGATGCCGGGATTGAGCCCGAGCTGGCCCAGCGCCAGATTCAGGTGGCTGAGGGCTGCCGCGCCAGCCTGGGTTTGGAGATCGGCCCGGTCATTTCAACGGATGCGCCGCTCGCGGTGACGCTCGAGCGCGGTGCCAGTGGTGCCAGCTGGGGGCGATTGGGGCGTCCCGATGCCCTGTTGCGGGCTGGCGATCGCTTGAAGCAGGCCGGGGCGACGGCGATTGCGGTGGTGGCCCGCTTTCCTGAGGATCCGGAGAGTGAGAAGTTGGCGGCCTATCGCCAGGGCAGTGGCGTGGATGCGTTGGCCGGTGCTGAAGCGGTGATCAGTCACCTGCTGGTGAAGCATCTGCAGATTCCCTGTGCCCACGCCCCCGCGTTGGACCCTTTGCCCCTGGATCCCCAGTTGGATCCGCGGGCGGCAGGTGAGGAGCTCGGCTACACCTTCCTGGCCTGCGTGTTGGTGGGGCTGAGCCGGGCGCCGGATCTGGTGAGCGGCGATCGGCAGTCCGGCGACGTTGACGCGTCGCAATTGGGGGCCGTTGTGGTTCCCGAAGGTGCCCTGGGCGGGGAGGCTGTGTTGGCCTGCGTGGAGCGCAATCTGCCAGTGGTCTGCGTGGCCAATCCATCGGTGTTGTCGGTCACGGCCGACGCCCTTGGCTTGAGCGAAGGCGTTCTCCATGCCAGCAGTTACAGCGAGGCAGCAGGGTTGGTGCTGGCGCTGCGGGAGGGATTGAGTCCGGCGTCCCTGGGCCGGCCACTGCCAGCGCTGCAACGGTTGGATTGA
- a CDS encoding 2Fe-2S iron-sulfur cluster-binding protein: MSDVATYTVRAEFEGETHSFPCRADQTVLNAAEAAGITLPSSCCSGVCTTCAAVISEGSVEQPDAMGVKGELQQQGYSLLCVAFPRADLTLKAGQEDALYEAQFGQYQK, from the coding sequence ATGTCCGACGTGGCCACCTACACCGTCCGCGCCGAGTTCGAAGGCGAAACCCACAGCTTTCCCTGCCGCGCTGATCAGACGGTGCTGAACGCTGCTGAGGCCGCTGGCATCACCCTTCCCAGCTCCTGCTGCTCCGGGGTGTGCACCACCTGTGCTGCGGTGATCAGCGAGGGCAGTGTTGAGCAGCCCGATGCCATGGGTGTGAAGGGTGAGCTTCAGCAGCAGGGCTACAGCCTGCTGTGTGTGGCTTTCCCGCGGGCCGACCTCACGCTCAAGGCGGGGCAAGAGGATGCGCTCTACGAAGCCCAGTTCGGTCAATACCAGAAGTGA
- a CDS encoding putative 2OG-Fe(II) oxygenase, whose product MCRVNGEAQRLEGVGVLQLHQLFPTVVATTQLPLDPLQQASSMQALLGLRGEAEGNPNEGCAWTGDLHGVWQLHQQQPFQALAELVVQQAWSYLGSIGFERSQVALHLQRCWPVISDWDQAIGRHHHPNAHLSAVLYLTGTGSGEEGVLRLHAPHQPNELVAGLAVGYSGPIAEGHPLNLSHWDLAPRPGLLVLFPSSLQHSVMPNDDPDELRCSISFDFLLTAPAQGGSPEYLAPHPFHWDSLEEPTA is encoded by the coding sequence TTGTGCCGTGTTAACGGTGAAGCGCAGCGGTTGGAGGGTGTGGGCGTGCTTCAGCTTCATCAGCTCTTCCCCACCGTGGTGGCAACAACGCAACTGCCTCTCGACCCCCTGCAACAGGCGTCATCCATGCAGGCTCTGCTGGGGCTTCGCGGCGAGGCCGAGGGCAACCCCAATGAAGGCTGCGCCTGGACGGGGGATCTGCATGGGGTGTGGCAGCTGCATCAACAGCAGCCCTTTCAGGCCTTGGCTGAGCTGGTGGTTCAGCAGGCCTGGAGTTATCTCGGTTCGATTGGGTTTGAGCGAAGCCAAGTGGCCCTGCATCTGCAGCGTTGCTGGCCTGTGATCAGTGATTGGGATCAAGCGATTGGCCGCCACCATCACCCCAATGCCCATCTCAGCGCTGTTCTCTACCTCACGGGTACTGGCTCGGGAGAGGAGGGCGTGTTGCGGCTGCATGCCCCCCATCAACCCAATGAGTTGGTGGCGGGTTTGGCGGTGGGTTACAGCGGCCCGATTGCTGAAGGCCACCCGTTGAATCTGTCCCACTGGGATCTTGCCCCACGCCCGGGTTTGCTGGTGCTGTTTCCGTCGAGCCTGCAGCACAGCGTTATGCCCAACGACGATCCAGACGAGCTGCGCTGTTCCATCAGTTTTGATTTCTTGCTGACGGCCCCAGCGCAGGGTGGCTCTCCGGAGTATCTGGCGCCCCACCCCTTCCATTGGGACTCGCTTGAGGAGCCCACTGCCTGA
- a CDS encoding F0F1 ATP synthase subunit gamma produces the protein MANLKEIRDRIKSVKNTRKITEAMRLVAAAKVRRAQEQVLRSRPFADRLARILENLQSRMGFEDAASPLMQQRNVETITLVAVTGDRGLCGGYNANIIKRTEQRFAELKGKGFDVKLLLIGTKAIGYFTRRDYPIQATFSGLEQVPTADEANTISTDLLAEFLAESTDRVELIFTKFINLVSCKPVVQTLLPLDPQDIADPEDEIFRLTTKDGLLTVEPGAGPANTEPKIPSDIVFEQTPEQLLNALLPLYLQNQLLRSLQESAASELASRMTAMNNASDNAKELAKTLTLDYNKARQAAITQEILEVAGGAAAVG, from the coding sequence ATGGCGAATCTCAAGGAAATCCGAGACCGAATTAAGTCGGTCAAAAACACCCGCAAGATCACCGAGGCCATGCGCCTGGTGGCTGCGGCCAAGGTGCGCCGCGCCCAGGAGCAAGTGCTCCGCAGCCGTCCCTTCGCGGATCGGCTGGCCCGGATCCTGGAAAACCTCCAGTCCCGTATGGGCTTCGAAGACGCGGCATCTCCCCTGATGCAGCAGCGCAATGTTGAGACCATCACCCTGGTGGCGGTCACCGGTGATCGTGGCCTTTGCGGTGGCTACAACGCCAACATCATTAAGCGCACGGAACAGCGTTTTGCTGAGCTGAAGGGCAAGGGCTTCGATGTGAAGCTGCTGCTGATCGGCACCAAAGCCATCGGCTACTTCACCCGTCGTGACTACCCGATCCAGGCCACCTTCTCCGGACTGGAACAGGTTCCCACCGCTGATGAGGCCAACACGATCTCCACGGATCTGCTGGCTGAGTTCCTGGCCGAAAGCACCGACCGCGTCGAGCTGATCTTCACCAAGTTCATCAACCTGGTGAGCTGCAAGCCCGTGGTTCAGACCCTCCTGCCCTTGGATCCACAGGACATCGCTGATCCTGAGGATGAGATCTTCCGTCTCACCACCAAGGACGGCCTTCTGACGGTGGAGCCTGGTGCAGGCCCTGCCAACACCGAGCCGAAGATCCCTTCGGACATCGTGTTTGAGCAGACTCCCGAGCAGCTGCTCAATGCGCTGCTTCCGCTGTATCTGCAGAACCAGTTGCTGCGTTCCCTGCAGGAATCGGCTGCTTCAGAGCTGGCCAGCCGGATGACGGCCATGAACAACGCCAGCGATAACGCCAAGGAGTTGGCCAAGACCCTCACCCTTGACTACAACAAGGCCCGCCAGGCTGCGATTACTCAGGAGATCCTGGAAGTTGCAGGTGGTGCTGCCGCTGTTGGCTGA
- the atpA gene encoding F0F1 ATP synthase subunit alpha translates to MVSIRPDEISAILKKQIEDYDKSVSVSNVGTVLTVGDGIARVYGLQQAMAGELIEFEDGTEGIALNLEDDNVGAVLMGEGYGIQEGSTVKATGKIAAVPVGEAMLGRVVNSLGRAIDGKGEIATSETRLIESMAPGIIQRKSVHEPMQTGITAIDAMIPVGRGQRELIIGDRQTGKTAIAIDTILNQADQDMICVYVAVGQKAASVANVVEVLRERGALDYTVIVAANASEPAALQYLAPYTGATIAEYFMYKGKATLVIYDDLSKQAAAYRQMSLLLRRPPGREAYPGDVFYCHSRLLERAAKLSDAMGKGSMTALPIIETQAGDVSAYIPTNVISITDGQIFLSSDLFNSGLRPAINVGISVSRVGGAAQTKAIKKIAGTLKLELAQFDELAAFSQFASDLDASTQQQLERGKRLRELLKQPQFSPLILAEQVAIVYAGVKGLIDDVPVDKVVDFSRELREYLKSNKAEFITEIQEKKVMSPEAEAILKDAITEVVSTMVASAA, encoded by the coding sequence ATGGTTTCCATCCGTCCCGACGAGATCAGCGCCATCCTCAAGAAGCAGATTGAGGACTACGACAAGTCGGTTTCCGTCAGCAATGTCGGCACCGTTCTGACCGTGGGTGATGGCATCGCCCGCGTTTACGGCCTGCAGCAAGCCATGGCCGGCGAACTCATTGAATTTGAGGACGGCACTGAAGGCATCGCCCTGAACCTCGAAGACGACAACGTCGGCGCGGTGCTGATGGGTGAGGGCTACGGCATTCAGGAAGGCAGCACGGTGAAGGCCACCGGCAAGATCGCCGCTGTGCCAGTGGGTGAAGCCATGCTGGGCCGGGTGGTGAACTCTCTGGGCCGCGCCATCGACGGCAAGGGCGAAATCGCCACCAGCGAGACGCGCCTGATCGAATCCATGGCGCCCGGCATCATCCAGCGCAAGTCGGTGCACGAGCCGATGCAGACCGGCATCACCGCGATCGACGCGATGATCCCCGTCGGCCGTGGCCAGCGCGAGCTGATCATTGGTGACCGCCAGACCGGCAAGACCGCCATCGCGATCGACACGATCCTGAACCAGGCGGATCAGGACATGATCTGCGTCTACGTCGCCGTGGGTCAGAAGGCTGCTTCCGTGGCCAACGTCGTTGAAGTGCTGCGTGAGCGCGGTGCTCTCGATTACACCGTGATCGTGGCAGCCAACGCCTCCGAGCCTGCTGCGTTGCAGTACCTGGCTCCCTACACCGGTGCCACCATCGCCGAGTACTTCATGTACAAGGGCAAGGCCACCTTGGTGATCTACGACGATCTCTCTAAGCAGGCTGCTGCCTACCGCCAGATGTCGCTCCTGCTGCGTCGTCCGCCCGGTCGTGAGGCCTACCCCGGCGACGTCTTCTACTGCCACAGCCGTCTGCTCGAGCGTGCAGCCAAGTTGTCTGATGCCATGGGCAAGGGTTCCATGACGGCCCTGCCGATCATTGAGACCCAGGCTGGTGACGTTTCGGCTTACATCCCCACCAACGTGATTTCGATCACGGATGGTCAGATCTTCCTCAGCTCCGACCTGTTCAACTCTGGCCTGCGTCCTGCGATCAACGTGGGTATCTCCGTGAGCCGGGTGGGCGGTGCTGCCCAGACCAAGGCCATCAAGAAGATTGCCGGCACCCTGAAACTGGAGCTGGCCCAGTTCGACGAGCTGGCCGCCTTCTCCCAGTTCGCTTCTGACCTGGACGCCTCCACCCAGCAGCAGCTGGAGCGCGGCAAGCGCCTTCGTGAGCTGCTTAAGCAGCCCCAGTTCAGCCCGCTGATCCTGGCTGAGCAGGTCGCCATCGTTTACGCCGGTGTGAAGGGCTTGATCGACGACGTTCCCGTCGACAAGGTCGTCGACTTCTCCCGCGAACTGCGTGAGTACCTCAAGTCCAACAAGGCTGAGTTCATCACCGAAATCCAGGAGAAGAAAGTGATGAGCCCTGAGGCTGAAGCGATCCTTAAGGACGCCATCACCGAAGTCGTGTCCACCATGGTCGCCTCCGCGGCCTGA
- the atpH gene encoding ATP synthase F1 subunit delta, which yields MPLLNSLATPYAEALLQVTEARGESETVADQCKQLLAIWNDSEDFRDAMVSPVLEPDAKKQALKALVGEDVTPSVFNLLKVLADRQRLIAFDAVMLRYLELYREQQGITLAQVRSAQSLTEDQQAALSKKVQAMAGTNKVDIDLSVDPSLIGGFVVSLGSQVIDASLSGQVRRLGLALAKAS from the coding sequence ATGCCTCTCCTCAACTCCCTGGCTACCCCCTACGCCGAAGCATTGCTTCAGGTCACTGAGGCCCGTGGCGAGTCTGAAACCGTTGCCGATCAATGCAAGCAACTGCTTGCGATCTGGAACGACTCCGAAGATTTCCGCGACGCCATGGTGTCCCCGGTGCTTGAGCCGGATGCCAAAAAGCAAGCTCTTAAGGCGCTTGTGGGTGAGGATGTCACTCCTTCAGTTTTCAATTTGCTGAAGGTGCTGGCTGACCGTCAACGCCTTATCGCTTTCGATGCGGTGATGCTTCGCTACCTCGAGCTTTATCGGGAACAGCAGGGCATCACGCTGGCCCAGGTCCGTTCTGCTCAAAGCCTCACTGAGGATCAACAGGCGGCACTGTCCAAAAAGGTGCAGGCCATGGCCGGCACTAACAAGGTCGACATCGACCTCAGTGTGGATCCGTCCCTAATCGGCGGTTTCGTCGTGAGTCTCGGATCTCAGGTGATTGACGCCAGCCTGTCTGGCCAGGTTCGTCGCCTCGGTCTGGCACTCGCCAAGGCGAGCTGA
- a CDS encoding F0F1 ATP synthase subunit B, with protein MTLNLNPLETNLVNLVIVIGLLFWFLRGFLGGILERRRAAILQELQDAESRLKTATENLSQAQSELAAAQQKAEKIRADGQARAAGIRADGEKRTISVMAAIKAGADADAEADAARIKDSLRREAALAAIDKVLAELPARLDASAQAKLIDSTIKNLENA; from the coding sequence ATGACCCTCAATCTCAATCCGCTCGAGACAAATCTGGTCAACCTGGTCATCGTGATCGGGCTCCTGTTTTGGTTCCTGCGCGGTTTCCTGGGAGGAATCCTGGAACGCCGCCGTGCCGCCATCCTTCAGGAATTGCAGGACGCAGAGTCCCGCCTGAAGACCGCCACCGAAAACCTGAGCCAGGCCCAGTCCGAGTTGGCTGCTGCCCAGCAGAAAGCCGAGAAGATTCGTGCTGATGGTCAGGCCCGCGCCGCAGGCATCCGTGCTGATGGCGAGAAGCGCACCATCTCCGTGATGGCTGCGATCAAGGCCGGTGCCGATGCCGATGCCGAAGCCGATGCTGCTCGGATCAAAGACAGCCTGCGACGTGAGGCTGCCCTGGCTGCAATCGACAAGGTCCTCGCCGAACTTCCGGCTCGTCTTGATGCCAGTGCTCAGGCCAAGTTGATCGATTCCACCATCAAAAACCTGGAGAACGCCTGA
- a CDS encoding F0F1 ATP synthase subunit B', which translates to MTWLLLAEAGVPEGGLFDLDATLPLMAVQVVLLTFLLNVLFFRPVGKVVEDREGYISTSRADAKQKLAQVERLEADLAEQLKGARQAAQAVIVEAEQEVDRLYREALAQAEAEANRTKEESRRAIEAERESARTQLKGQVDQLSTTIINRLLAA; encoded by the coding sequence ATGACCTGGCTTCTGCTCGCTGAAGCAGGTGTTCCGGAGGGAGGTCTTTTTGACCTCGATGCCACCCTTCCGCTGATGGCGGTTCAGGTGGTTCTCCTCACCTTCCTGCTCAATGTCCTCTTCTTCCGTCCGGTCGGCAAGGTCGTGGAAGATCGTGAGGGCTACATCTCCACCAGTCGTGCTGATGCCAAGCAGAAGCTTGCTCAGGTTGAACGCCTGGAAGCTGATCTGGCTGAACAGCTGAAAGGTGCCCGCCAGGCCGCTCAGGCCGTCATCGTTGAGGCGGAACAAGAAGTTGATCGGCTTTACCGCGAAGCGCTGGCCCAGGCGGAAGCTGAAGCCAACCGCACCAAAGAGGAAAGCCGTCGTGCCATCGAGGCCGAGCGTGAGTCCGCCCGCACCCAGCTCAAGGGTCAGGTGGATCAGCTGAGCACCACGATCATCAACCGTTTGCTGGCCGCGTGA
- the atpE gene encoding ATP synthase F0 subunit C encodes MDSITSAASVVAAGLAVGLAAIGPGIGQGTASGGAVEGIARQPEAEGKIRGTLLLSLAFMESLTIYGLVVALVLLFANPFAG; translated from the coding sequence ATGGATTCCATCACCTCCGCCGCTTCCGTTGTGGCTGCTGGCCTGGCAGTCGGCCTCGCCGCCATCGGCCCTGGTATCGGTCAGGGCACCGCGTCCGGCGGCGCTGTTGAGGGCATCGCCCGTCAGCCCGAAGCCGAAGGCAAGATCCGCGGCACCCTGCTGCTGTCCCTGGCATTCATGGAATCGCTGACCATCTACGGCCTGGTGGTGGCTCTGGTGCTTCTGTTCGCCAACCCCTTCGCCGGCTGA
- the atpB gene encoding F0F1 ATP synthase subunit A, which translates to MALLPLPLPFAELEVGHHLYWQIGDLYLHGQVFLSSWILIGILLAVVLVGTRGMKRDPIGLQNLLEFLWNFIRDIARDNIGEKYYRDWLPFIGTLFLFIFVSNWGGALIPWKIFELPEGELGAPTADINTTVAMALLVSLAYFYAGLSRKGLRFFELYVEPTPIMLPFKIIEEFTKPLSLSFRLFGNILADELAVGVLVYLVPLIVPLPVMLLGLFTSAIQALIFATLASFYIGEGLHEAH; encoded by the coding sequence ATGGCTTTGTTGCCCTTACCACTCCCGTTCGCTGAACTGGAAGTGGGTCATCACCTGTACTGGCAGATCGGCGATCTGTATCTGCACGGCCAGGTGTTCCTGAGCTCCTGGATCCTGATCGGCATCCTCCTCGCTGTGGTGCTTGTCGGCACCCGCGGGATGAAGCGCGACCCGATCGGTCTGCAGAACCTGCTCGAATTCCTCTGGAATTTCATCCGCGACATCGCCCGCGACAACATCGGCGAGAAGTACTACCGCGACTGGCTGCCGTTCATCGGCACCTTGTTCCTGTTCATCTTCGTGAGCAACTGGGGCGGAGCTCTGATCCCCTGGAAGATCTTCGAACTCCCCGAGGGTGAGCTCGGCGCTCCCACCGCAGACATCAACACCACCGTGGCGATGGCTCTGCTGGTGTCACTGGCGTACTTCTATGCCGGCCTGAGCCGAAAGGGCCTGCGCTTCTTCGAGCTGTACGTGGAGCCGACCCCGATCATGCTCCCGTTCAAGATCATCGAGGAATTCACCAAGCCTCTCTCCCTTTCCTTCCGTCTGTTCGGAAACATCCTGGCTGACGAATTGGCTGTGGGAGTGCTGGTTTATCTGGTTCCGCTGATCGTGCCCCTGCCTGTGATGCTCCTGGGTCTGTTCACCAGTGCCATTCAGGCTCTGATCTTTGCGACCCTGGCTTCCTTCTACATCGGTGAAGGCCTCCACGAGGCTCACTAA